Proteins co-encoded in one Colletes latitarsis isolate SP2378_abdomen chromosome 2, iyColLati1, whole genome shotgun sequence genomic window:
- the Pnn gene encoding desmosome associated protein-like protein pinnin: MRKLDPQEAWGAERLEAQLEAARDGLRGLDRSIRKILGRDLPDGENGPIQPPPRLSQKRPLQEDRRRVVSDFVNNEVPGGKRRWQGSNGEPKTVFSRLSARVPSNADDSADEDDTIIKPAVSSRVIATPREIPSRQEVIRRERTDERSRQRNKRMFGALLGTLQKFRQEETKLKAKEDKKAEVEARVEEARRREKEELRRERQQLFLSRKRQLAEVRALEAKLARSRQFQDWRAAQLPLASFIKTRAQPPIYYAPKRKHPQTDVLLAQSAKELHEEIERREKALVEELELIEVQVGLGKHQQNFDGSASLNTSAEVQQSVEEGEENRDPNPEKTSESETNEAVDVSVKPEKDENCDKTKEIEKSEEVQVDEVKDENNG, encoded by the exons ATGAGAAAATTAGATCCACAAGAGGCCTGGGGGGCTGAGAGATTAGAAGCGCAATTAGAAGCTGCCCGAGATGGTCTTCGAGGACTCGATCGGAGTATTCGGAAAATCTTGGGCCGGGATCTTCCCGACGgagaaaatggtccaatacaACCGCCACCCAG ACTATCGCAAAAGAGGCCATTGCAGGAAGACAGACGACGCGTTGTATCAGATTTTGTCAACAATGAAGTACCTGGTGGTAAACGCAGATGGCAAGGTTCAAACGGGGAACCAAAAACAGTTTTCAGTCGTTTAAGTGCACGTGTTCCTTCCAATGCTGATGATAGTGCAGATGAAGACGACACCATTATCAAG CCAGCCGTATCTTCGCGAGTAATAGCAACACCACGAGAAATTCCATCTCGACAGGAAGTGATCAGGCGGGAGAGAACAGACGAACGTAGTCGTCAAAGGAATAAACGGATGTTTGGCGCCCTTTTAGGTACGCTACAAAAATTTCGTCAAGAGGAAACTAAACTTAAAGCAAAG GAAGATAAGAAGGCGGAAGTAGAAGCAAGAGTAGAGGAGGCTCGAAGGAGGGAAAAGGAAGAATTACGAAGAGAAAGGCAACAACTGTTTTTGTCACGCAAACGACAATTAGCAGAGGTACGAGCGTTAGAGGCGAAGTTGGCGCGTAGCCGACAATTTCAAGATTGGCGTGCTGCACAATTGCCACTTGCATCATTTATAAAAACGCGAGCACAACCTCCTATTTATTACGCACCGAAACGTAAACATCCACAGACCGACGTCCTTCTGGCTCAGTCCGCGAAAGAACTTCACG AGGAAATTGAGAGAAGGGAAAAAGCATTGGTCGAAGAACTCGAATTAATAGAGGTGCAAGTAGGTCTTGGGAAGCATCAACAGAATTTCGATGGATCCGCATCGCTAAACACGTCAGCGGAAGTCCAGCAATCGGTAGAAGAAGGAGAGGAGAATCGTGACCCGAATCCGGAAAAGACTTCAGAATCAGAAACGAACGAAGCAGTTGACGTTTCGGTGAAACCCGAAAAGGATGAGAACTGCGATAAGACGAAAGAAATTGAAAAGTCGGAGGAAGTACAAGTAGATGAAGTGAAGGATGAGAATAATGGCTAG